CTACTTCACCGCTCCCCACCGGGTTGACTTCCGCGCACTCCTGCGCGAACTCGCCGGGCTGTTTGGGGTGCGGATCGACCTGCGCCAGATGGGGGCGCGCGACGAAGCGAAGATCAAGGGCGGGATCGGGCGCTGTGGCCGGCCTGTGTGCTGCCATGCCTTCCTGCGGGAGCCGCGCTCCATCCCGATGGAGATCGCCTACGACCAAGAGCTGTTCGTGTCTCCGGAGCGGATCACCGGGATCTGCGGGCGGTTGATGTGCTGCCTTGCCTACGAGCACGAAACCTACAAGGAAGCCCTCCCCCGCCTCCCCCGGCTCGGAGCACGGGTAAGCCACGGGAAGAAGAAGGGGAAGGTGATCTCGCACAACATCTTCCGCAACACGGTCATCGTCCTCACCGACAACGGGGAACGGGTCGAACTCCCCGCCGACAAGGTCGAGGTCATCTCCGGGGAGAAGCGGCAGGGGAAATGATTTCGACCCCGGCGCGGCGCAGGCGGGGAAGGAGCGCGGGAGGGATTGTAACCGTCGTCTCCATCCCACCCGGGACGTAGTTGAGCTCTTCCCCTTTTCCCACCATCCGGTGGAACAGGGCGATCGCGGAATAAGGGACGAACAGACGGACCCTCTCTTGCCCGCGGTCGAGCTCCTCCTTGATCCGCGCGCGCAATCGGTCGATGTTCGTCCCCTCCCGCGCCGAGATCCATACCCCACCGGGAAACCCGCTCTCTCCCTCCACCAGATCGCACTTGTTCAGCACGTCGAGGATCGGGGGAGGGACGGTTCCAGCGGTGAAGACCTGGGCGGTGAGGGTCTCCCGCACCGCGCGGTGCTCCGCGTCCCGGTTCGGACTCGCTGCGTCGGTGACATGAAGGATCAGGTCCGCCTCCTGGGCCGCCTCCAGGGTGGAAGCGAACGCCGGCACGAGGTGGTGGGGGAGGTCGCGGATGAATCCGACGGTGTCGATGAACAGCGCCGGCCGACCCGGGGCGACCTCGCCGCGTCGGACCGCGGTGGATAGGGTGGCGAACAGCTTGTCCTCCACCAGCAGATCGGCGGAGCAGAGGCGGTTGAGGAGGGTCGACTTCCCGGAGTTGGTGTAGCCGACGATCGCGATCAGGGGGAGTTCCCCCCGCACCCGCCGCGCCCGCTGCGTCTCCCGCTCGGCCCGTGCCTTCTCCAGCCGCTTCTTGATGGCGTGGATGCGGCGGGTGATCTTCTTCCGGTCGAGCTCGAGCTTCGTCTCTCCCGGTCCGCGCGTTCCGATCCCTCCCCCCAATCGGGTGAGGGCCTTTCCCCACCCGCGCAGGCGGGGGAGGAGGTAACGCAGCTGAGCCAGCTCGACCTGAAGGCGGGCCTCTTTGGTCACCGCGTGCTGGGCGAAGATGTCCAAGATGAGCTGGGTGCGGTCGATGATCTTGCAGTTCGTCCGGGCCTCCAGGTTGCGCGCCTGCCCCGGGGTGAGCTCGCGATCGAACAGGAGGACGTCTGCCCCCAATTCCTTGGCAGCGGCGGCCACCTCCTCCGTCTTTCCCTTTCCGATCACGGTCGCCGGGTCGGGACGGGTCCGTGTCTGGGATACGAGCCCAAGGACCGTCAGCCCGGCCG
This window of the Candidatus Bipolaricaulota bacterium genome carries:
- a CDS encoding stage 0 sporulation protein, coding for MMDGDRIVLVRVYDLTRSSEYFHASGIELSPGDKCVVDHNGLRLGEVLNVLDAGSGLSGQLERVVRIATPRDIETHSRNLAESEQVLSSAREVVNRHGLPMHLVAAEYTLDRAQLRIYFTAPHRVDFRALLRELAGLFGVRIDLRQMGARDEAKIKGGIGRCGRPVCCHAFLREPRSIPMEIAYDQELFVSPERITGICGRLMCCLAYEHETYKEALPRLPRLGARVSHGKKKGKVISHNIFRNTVIVLTDNGERVELPADKVEVISGEKRQGK
- the hflX gene encoding GTPase HflX: MSSRIIEDYTGKRARVFEEERAILVAVGRSEWECTDSLRELESLAGTAGLTVLGLVSQTRTRPDPATVIGKGKTEEVAAAAKELGADVLLFDRELTPGQARNLEARTNCKIIDRTQLILDIFAQHAVTKEARLQVELAQLRYLLPRLRGWGKALTRLGGGIGTRGPGETKLELDRKKITRRIHAIKKRLEKARAERETQRARRVRGELPLIAIVGYTNSGKSTLLNRLCSADLLVEDKLFATLSTAVRRGEVAPGRPALFIDTVGFIRDLPHHLVPAFASTLEAAQEADLILHVTDAASPNRDAEHRAVRETLTAQVFTAGTVPPPILDVLNKCDLVEGESGFPGGVWISAREGTNIDRLRARIKEELDRGQERVRLFVPYSAIALFHRMVGKGEELNYVPGGMETTVTIPPALLPRLRRAGVEIISPAASPRR